Genomic DNA from Thermococcus sp.:
TCACGGCCGGCCTCGACCGCTCGGCATACAACTCACTCAACTGCGACGTGCGCGGAAGCCAGAGGGCGGAGCTGGTCTTTAAGGACGGCTGGGTCTACTACGTCGCAACCGACGGCCCGAGGGCGAACCTCTTCCGCGTGAACCTCAACGGCGAGATTGAGCGCGTTGTAGGCGGCGATAGGAGCGTCGAGAGCTTTGCAATCGGGGACTACATAGCCTTTACTGCCCAGGATGCGGTCACTCCAACGGAGCTTTACACGCTAAGGGACGGGAAGGAGAGAAAGCTTACCGACTTCAACGGCTGGATTGAGGAGTACACACTCTCCAAGCCAGAGCACTTCAAGGTTAGGGCCAGCGACGGTGTTGAGATAGACGCATGGGTCATGAAGCCCGTTGACTTCGAGCCCGGGAAGAAGTATCCGGCGGTTCTTGAGATACACGGCGGGCCTAAAACCGCCTACGGCTACTCCTTCATGCACGAGTTCCACGTTTTGACGGCCAAGGGCTTCGTCGTGATATTCTCCAACCCGCGCGGAAGCGACGGCTACGGGGAAAGCTTTGCTGACATAAGGGAGCACTACGGGGAGAGGGACTACCAAGACCTGATGGAGGTCATCGATGAAGCGGTGAAGCGCTTCGACTTTATCGATGGAGAAAGGATAGGCGTCACCGGCGGCTCCTACGGCGGCTTCATGACGAACTGGATAGTCGGGCACACGAAGAGGTTCAAAGCAGCGGTAACCCAGCGCTCCATCTCCAACTGGACGAGCTTCTTTGGAACGACCGACATAGGCTACTTCTTTGCCCCCGACCAGATAGGCGGCGACCCCTGGAGCAACGCCGAGGGCTACTGGGAGAAGAGCCCGCTGAAGTACGCGCCGAACGTTGAAACGCCGCTCCTCATAATCCACTCAATGGAGGACTACCGGTGCTGGCTTCCCGAGGCGCTCCAGTTCTACACTGCCCTCAAATACCTCGGCAAGACGGTCGAGCTGGCGCTCTTCCCGGGCGAGAACCACGACTTGAGCAGGGGCGGGAAGCCGAAGCACAGGGTTAAGCGCCTGGAGCTGATAGCGAGGTGGATGGAGAGGTGGCTGGAGGAACAGGAATTTTAAAATATCCGTTATTCTTTTTAACTCTTCGTCATAATATGTTATTCAGGGAGAAATATCAACTGGGGGAATTATTTTGAGGCCTCTCGAGATCGAAAAGTGGATTGAAAGCAGGGGACGACAATATGAAAACTCTCAAGGACTATTGATAGAGTCTATCATTGCATACAAAGCTGGTGCTTACCGAGCAGCATATATTATGGGATGGCTATTTTTTGTTTCAGCTATAAAGGAAAGATTCTTGAAAATCCCACATTGCCCACAAGGCATCTCTGAGGAAAGCTGGAAATTGGTAAAAGAGTGGTTTACTGATGAAGATTCATGGGACTCCAATGTAGTAAACGTTATCTTAAATGAAAATATCAAAAAAGAACATAAAAAGCATAAAAAAGAGATTGAGAAAATATTTCACGTCCCCAAGGATCTTCCTACACTAATTAAAGCCTATCGCAAATATAGAAATATCTGTGCTCATGGGAAGGATTATAATATTTCATATTCTCATGTGGAGGCTTTGTGGGGATTTATAATAGATGCTCTATCTAAGATAGCTATAGCCGGGGAAATTGAGGTGTTTGTAAATAGACTAGCGGACATATTTGAGAAATTTGGAAGTGATAATGACAAATTAATTGCTACCTCACTTTATCAAGCATTACAATTAATCTCAGTGGAATCCTTTTCAAAATTTTTAGACATGTTAAACAATGAACTTAAAAACAAAAATATGCCTGAAATGACGCGGTATGAGGTTACTGCTAAGCTGTACGAGATCTTGCAAAACTTTTCTAAGAGAAGTCCCGAATACAGAAAATATAGCGAAGAACTCATCAAATATATTCTCCAAAAGGACGACATTGATATACAAGTTTTTGCAGGACTGTATCCTGAGAGCTTGAGAGATATTCTAACACAGAGACCAATATATGCCGAAGAGATTATTGGGTTAATAGAGAACACACTTAGAGAAGAAGAAAAGGACATACCACCTTATCTCCTCCCACAATTTTTAGAGCTGTTGTTGATGGGTCCCTCATATTTGTCAAGTGATAGTCTTGATAAGTGCAGGAAGCTGGTAAAAAGAATACCTTATAAACTCACAGATTGGAGTATCCTAGAGGCCTATGAGTTGTTATCAAGAAAACCAGAACTTGTAAAGATCCTGGAGGAATACGGATTTTTCGAAACTTTCAAAAGAGTTCTACTTGATAAAGTAATAGTTCCCAAGGGACACAGCTTTACCATAGCAAATGAAAGGTCGCTACTCCCCGCAATTTATATTGAATATAAAGGTTTAGATGAGGATCTTGTAGAGAGAATAAGTATTGTCTTTTCAGATAAAGACGAACACTATCCGTATGATGTTAGAGATGCTCTTGAGGCATATTTTAATAAAAATCCGGAAAAATGGAATGAATTCAAAAATATTTTCCAGAAACTTAAAGAATCTGGTAAACTTAGGGTATCTCTGAATGAAATATATATTAACCCCGAGAAAGAGACTGAGTGACAGATGAAGAAGTGTCCCAAGATAACGAGGAGCGAAGTAGCGATGAAGGCTATAGCAAAGTGCCCAACAAAGATAGAGACCGAGGAGCTGGGCTCTTATGAACTCCTCTCCCTCCTCGGTGAAGAATTCAAGAAGGAGCTTGAGGAAACTCCCGTTGAGAAGTACGAGGAAGCGCTCAAAGAAACGAGGGATGCGGAATGGAAAAGGCTCTCTATGACACCAACGTCCTGATTGAGGCCGTCAAATCCGGGAAGAAGCTCAGGGGATACACGGCGGTCCTCAACATCGTTGAGTTCCCAAGGGGCCTTGAGCTGGGCTGACCGTGATAACCCCCGACTCTGGAGGACTATCTGCTGGCAATCAAGATTTCGCAGGCGATGGTGAAAAAGGGAACGCCGATTCCGGCGGTTGATGCCATCATTGCGGCCGTTGCAATAAACCGTGAGCTGACACTCTTCACGGAGGACAGGCACTTCGAGTGGGTAAGGGAGGAGTTCAAAGAGTTGAAAATCCACACCGTGTAGTCCAGCACCTTTATGAACCGGCGATTGACTTTTAAACCGACCGGCTAAGTTGTGGCCATGAAAGCCCTCATCCTCGCGTTCCCGGAGAAGCGGTGGGAGAACTACACGATACCCGTAAACGATGAACCTGTGGTGAAGCTCACCGAGAGGAGACTCCTGATGAGTAAGAGGATAGACGAGACCCTCACCGTCGTAAGAAAGGACAAACTCAAAACCTACTCCCTCCACGTCCTGAATCCCGTTCCGGTAAGCGCGAAGAATAAAATGGAGGCCCTCCTGAAAGCGATGCCGGACGGGCCCTTCTTCCTCGCCGAGGGCAACATGCCCCTGATAATGCCCTTTCTCGTGAACTACCTTATAGGTCTTTTCTACGAGAACGAGCCGGAGGCGCTGATACCGGTCTGGAAGGACGGGACGGCGGAGGTTACGCACGCAATATACGAGCCTGACGCCCTGGAGGGCGCTATAAACGCTTCCCTTGCAGAGGGATACCGGAGCTTAAGCCGGATCACCGAGTTCCTCGACTACGAACTGCTGCCAGTCGAGGAGCTGGCAAAGAGAAACCCCAAGGTGACGCTGAGCTTCTTCAGGGTGAGGAACTCCTTTGACGTTAGATTCGCGGCCGAGACACTCAGGAAGCTGTGAGGCAAATCTGATTGGAAATTCTTCAAATTTGTGTAAGAAGGCTTAAATAGTGTAAGGTTTACAATAGATTAAGGGTAGGAGTTCCAAGGTTCTTCTGCTCGGTTCGGACCAAAAGGAGAGATTTGTATGAAGAAAATTTTGAGTGCAGCGTTATCGCTGCTCGTACTGTTCAGTCTGATGGCGGTGTTAGGGCCCACCATCGTTTCTGCAAAGCCGCTAAGCGAATACAACGTGCTGATCCTTAAGAACGTGAACGCGTGGAACTCGCCGGCAGTCGAGGGCACCCTCACTGACATGGGGGTTCCTTACGATGTTATGAGTGGCATGGAACTTCAGAACAAAACGGCTCAGGATCTTATAGACACGTACGACATGATCATCATTGTAAGCGACCAGCCCCAGAGCTTTTACGACCAAATAGGCCCCCAGATGGGAAAACTGGAAGACTACGTGAAGGCGGGGAAGGTTCTTGAGATTCACGCCGCCAACTGGGGATGGAATGGGGGCCTCTGGACAACGCCCCTCCCAAGGAACGTAACCATAGTGCAGAGCTATTCGAGCTACGATTACGTGATAGCCAACAACACGACGCTCTACAGCAACTACGCCAGCCACGGCTACTTCGTCGGCCTGCCGGCCGATGCGGAGATAATAACCGTCCAGGCACCCACCGGAAGCCCAGACTACGGAAAGCCAAGTACCGCGATATACACCCTCGGAAACGGTAAGGTTTTCGTTACCGGCCTGACCATTGAGTACAGCGTTGCCAGGAAAGGGCCCGAATGGAAGGCGTTCTACACCGAAATGATCATGAACAACCTCGGCTATTCCCGGATGGCCCCGACCCCGGAGGCACCGGTTCAGCGCGGAATAAACGTGATGCTGTTCAACTTCTACTACTACATCCAATACCACAGAAACCTTGAGAGGTACAACACCCTGTACGAAGGGGCCGTTGCAGGGGGCATGGACAACGAGACTCTCAGACTGGCGACCATCCAGAACGACACAGCCGCGGAGTACTACGCCAACGCGAGCCAGTACGGCCCGGTTGTGGCGAACTTTCCGAGGATCTACATCTTCATAGACCTGAGAAAGGCAGCGCTTCACCAGAAGCAGGCAGTGGGGATACTTGAAGAGGCGATGGCGGACTGGTGACGCCATCACCCCAAATTTACCGCTTTTCTTACCCTGCCGGCTATCAAAACCGCCAGGGCAGCTTTTATAACATCCACGGGGATGAAGGGCAGCACTCCAAGGAGAAACGCCCTGTAAAAGTCTCCACCAAGGAACAGGCCGAGCCTCAGCCAGCCGAGGAGGTATATGACACCTATCCCAGCGAGAGAGCCAGCGACCATTCCGGTTTTTCCTCCGGATTTCTCGGTTAGATACCCAGCAAAAAACGCCGCGATGGGAAAGGCCGCTATGTATCCGCCTGTTGGCCCGTAGAGAACCGCAAACCCTCCCTGGAGGTTGGCGAACACCGGCATGCCCACGGCACCCATGATAACGTAAACCAGCTGGCTCAAAAAGCCGAGTCTTGCCCCAAGAACGAGCCCGCTCAGGAGGACGAGGAAGACCTGAAGTGTTATGGGGACAGGCCCTATTGGAATGCTGATCTGCGCTCCCACCGCAGTTAGGGCCGCGAAGAGACCGGCAAATGCCACATCACGTGCTCTCATTTGATCACCACTCGGAGGCACTTCCGTTAATCTTTAAAACGTTTTAGTTAACGAAACTTGATCGTCATGAGAGGGTTGATAAAGGACAGTCCCGTAAAGAGGGGAATACTGTCCATGCTGAGGGAAGGAGACACCGTGTCAGGGGACAGGATGGCCAGGGAACTGGGCGTTTCAAGGGTCTCCGTGTGGAAGCACATTAAAGAGCTCCAGACCCTTGGATACGGCATAGAAGCCACCGGAAGAGGGTACCGGCTCGTTTCCACCCCAGGAAAGCCCTACCCCTGGGAGCTCGACGTCAGGAGCTACTACCTTCTGAAGACGCCGTCAACTATGGAGGTCGCGGGGAAGCTTGCGGAGAGGGGGGAACCCGAGTGGACGTTTGTCATAGCGGAAGAGCAGACCGCTGGGAGGGCCCGGCGGGGAGGGCGGTGGCTTTCAAAGAGGGGTGGCCTGTACTTCTCGGTGATTCTGAGACCAAGGATGAGGCTTACAGAGGTAGGGAATCTCATGAAGCCCTCCCTCAAAGCGGTGGCGAGAACCCTCGGGGACTACAAGATACCCGTGGAGGTTCTTGATGAGGGGATTTATGTGGGGGAGAAAAAGATAGCGGGCGTCCTTCTGGAGGCGGCGGGAGAGCTGGACATGGTCAGGTACGCGGTTATTGGGGTGGGACTGAACGTTTCCAACCCAGTGCCGGGTGATGCAACGTCCATGGCACGTGTGCTCGGAAGGGCGCCCCCGCTCCTTGAGGTCTCAAGGAGGCTGTTCGGGGAGCTCAGGTTCTCACTGGGAACTTTTTTAAATCAGCCGGCGGAAGTGGAAAGCGATGCTGAGGGCTGAGAACGTCTGGCATATCTACGAGAACGGGAGAGAAGCGCTGAAGGGCGTAGACTTCGAGATGGGCGAGGAGATAGTGGCCCTCGTAGGCCAGAACGGGAGCGGAAAGACTACGCTGGTGAAGCACTTCAACGGGCTCCTGAAGCCCACAAAGGGCAGGGTTACCGTCGACGGAATGGACACCAGGGAGCACACCGTCGCCGAGCTGAGCAAAATAGTCGGTTACGTCTTCCAGAACCCCGAGCACATGTTCTTTGAGGAGAACGTCTTCAGGGAGGTTGCATTCGGGCCAAGGAACCTCGGCCTAAGCGAGGACGAGGTCGAGAGGAGGGTGAGGTGGGCACTGAAGACAGTCAACCTTGAGGGCTACGAAGACAGGGCACCATACTCCCTCAGCGGCGGTGAGAAGCAGAGACTGGCGATAGCCTGCGTCCTGGCGATGAAGCCAAGGTACCTCATTCTGGACGAACCCACGACCGGCCTGGACGCCAGAAACGCCGCAGGGGTCATCAAGACCATACGCGAACTGAGAGAAGGCGGCCATGGAATACTCCTCATCACCCACGATATGGACCTGGTTCTGGAGCTGGCAGAGAGGGTAGTCCTGCTGCATGAGGGGAGGAAGGTCTTTGACGGCCCGGTGGATAAGTTCTTCTCCCTTGAACTCCACGACTACGGGCTTGAAAAACCAGAACTCCTCAGAATAAGTGAAAAACTCGGGATAGGATTCGTCAGGAGTGCCTCAGAGGTTATAAACGCCCTGGCGGGTGGTTCACGATGATATACCCCTTCTACTTCGAGAGTGACTCCCTGCTCCACAGCCTCGATCCAAGGGTCAAGATAATCGGGACCCTCGCCGGAATCGCCGCGATAATGCTCTACAATGACCCCATTTTCCTGATTCCGCTGTTCTTTCTCACGCTCATAGCGGCGAGGGCACTTGGAAAGATTGAGATCCGGGAGGTGCTCCACCTTTTGAAGCCTCTCCTTCCGATAGTCATAATAACCATCGTGATATGGCCCTTGATATACAGGCCGAGGCTTGAGGGGCTTCTCTTCGGCATCTCCTTCTCGATGCGCCTCCTGACGTTTGCCCTGCTGACGTTCATACTCCTGATGACGACGAGCCAGCGCGACCTGATCCTCGGCTTTGTGAAACTGGGCATGCCCTACGAGTTTGGCCTGACGATCTCGATAGCCCTCCGCTACATCCCCACCCTCTACATCCTGACGGGCAACATCATGGACGCCCAGAAGAGCAGGGGATGGGAAATAGAGAAGGGCAACTTCCTCGTGCGGATCAGGAGGATGAGCGCCGTCCTGATACCCCTGCTTGTGGCGTCCCTCAAGACTGCCCACGAGCTGAGCATAGCCCTTGAGAGCCGCGCCCTCGGCGCCACCAAGAAGAGGACGTTTCTCCACGACATCGAGATGACGGGCAGGGACTACGCCGCCACGGCCGTTGTCCTGCTGCTCTTTGCCCTGGCTCTCTACGTTCGCTACGGCCTCGGGCTCGGACATATAAGCATGTACGGCTAGAGGAGAGGCTTTATCAGGGAGTCCACCGGTATCGAGTGGTCACCCACAGCGGAAACGTAGTCGGGAGGTGCCTTGAGAACGGTCATGTTGAGGCGGTAATGGCCGCGGTAGGAGCTGGTTCTCAGAACGGCCAGCGCCTCGAATATCTCCGGAAGATCATAAAAGCGCCTAAACTCGCCGGGAAGGTCAAGCTCGTTGAGCTCCATGGTCGTGTGTCCCAGAACCAGGATGAGCCCCTTTCGGTCAACCAGCTTCCGAACCTCCACTATTCCCTCCGCGGAACGGTTGAGGAGTGTCGGAAAGAGCGAAACCACAACGAGGGAGCCATCCTCAACGACGTTGAGCGCCTGTAGGAGTTCCTCAACTGAGTAGACGTTGCCTGCGTACAGGTTGGATACGTCTTCTGTGATGCGCTTTAGAACCCTAACGGAAAACGATGCCCCAGGGCCGATATGATAGACGGGGCCGTTCTCAAGGGCGTTTGCAACGAGGTGGTACAGAAAAGCCGTTTTGGCCAGCTCGTCAGTCGAGATTATTCCAGCTAGGCTCCCCTCACTGAGGCCGAAGGGAAACCCTTCAAAGGGCTTCACCTCTCTGGATTGGAGCTCAGCCGGTTTGAAAAACATAGGCATCACACAGGTTAGCGCGTTGGAGATATTTATACCTTACCCAAAAAGGAAAAGCTCAGAGCGCCGCGAGTGCACCGAGTGTAAATATTCCCAGGAGCGCGAGAATTCCCATCACAAGGCCCGCTATCACCGCAGCCAGTACCCACGCGAGAAACGCCCTGAGCCAGCCGGTGTCAAAAACAGCCTTGATGACCCATATGTTTGTAATGAACGCCGCTATCGGGCCAAGGGGCCCCAGAACCGCCCCAACCACTGCACCAACGATGGCGGCAAGTATTCCTCCACCGAGTATTGCAATCATTGCCCTCCCTATCGAAGCGTTCTGTATTCCAATCAGCTTTGCTGCCATCCACAGGAACAGCGCCGCTATGAAGAGCGCCAGCAGAAAGCCCAGTATCATCGCAGTGCCCATTGCGGCAACGACACCCGGACCGTACATGGTATCACCCCCTTACAATTACGAAATTATCCCCTTAATAAGTTTCTCCATGTGAATCCAAAAGAACTTTAAACGGTCGTTCAAACCTTGGCCTGGTGGGAAAAGATGCTGGAATCGGTGTGGAACTACCTCTGGGAATTCTTCTACACGTACTTCTGGGAACCCATGTTCACGAGGAGCGGATACAACCCGATCAACACCTTTGTCTACGCCTTCCTGCTGGGGCTGGGAGTGATATATTCATATAAGTATATAATCAAGCCCCTCGGGATAAAGGTGGACGAGAGGCTCTTTCTGGCGGTTACACCAATGGTCGTGTTCGGGTCAACGGTGAGGGCCCTCGTCGACGGGGGAGTCCTTCCAAAGAACCCCCTCATACTTACTCCAGGCATATTCTTTACGGCGTTCGTTCTGATACTCCCCGCACTCGCGGTGGACGCGAAGATTGGCACCTACCCGAAGGTAACCATATCATGGGGAACACTGCTGGCCATCTGGGCAAACTACCTCCTCGTAACAAACGCCAAGAGCTGGGAGCCCTACGGACTGACGCTACTTCACACAGCTGTCAGCTTTGCCGCAGTCCTCGCGTTCTACAGGTGGCGCCCCTTTGAAAGGCTCTACCTCTACCCGGTTCTCGCCCACTACTTTGACATAGCCTCGACGGTGGTGGCCATCCACTTCTACGGCTACCGCGAGGTGCACTGGCTGGAGAACATACTCGTGAACTACCTGGGGGCGTACTCATACTACCCGTGGATAACGCTGATACTCGTGGCGGTCTACTACGGGCTCAGATACCTGGTGCCCGACGAAGAGGAGCGCTATTTCTGGTACCTCGCAATATACATCCTCGGCCTGGGGCCGGCCATAAGAGACCCCGCCCAGCTGGTGCTTCAGATAGTGGGATGAGCCCTAACGGCCCCTTCTTCCTCTTCCATCCAACCTTTTCCAGGCACGGTGTCCTTTCCCCGGTTTCCCGTGGTCTCTGTTTCTCTCCTCCCCCAGACCCCTGCGTAGTGTCCTGCCCTCCTCGATTTCCCTCTTCAGGATCCTCGCCTCCTCCTCGGCGTCCCTCACGCGGAAGACCCTCGCGATCCGCTCTATCGCCTCAAGCTTCCTCACGATGCCGTCGAGCCAGGTAAAGACGTCACCAGGATAGACTATGAGGCCGTAGACCTTTCTGAAGTGCTCCGCTATTTGAGTGGGGTGCTTTCCGTTCCGCCTCAGCTCGATTATCAGGTTGCTAACGCGCTCCATCGCGTGCTCGGTGCACTCCTCCTCAGGGCACATGAAGAACTCCTGGTAGAGCGTGAAGAGCCTCTCGGCGGCGTTGGGGCTGAGCTCCGGAATAACCTTATCGAGCTCCTCAAGGATGGAGGCGAAGCTCGGCGAGAAGACGTTGGCGCTCAGCCTTCCCCTAACCGTCCCCTCAAGCTCCCTCTGGAGCGTTCCGCTCAGGTAGAGGTTCTCGAAGGGGAGGAGTTTTACGGCTATCCACTGGGCCGGCTTCCTTCCGAGGTTATCCCTTATAAACGCTGCCTCCTTGGGGAGCAGGAAGCTCATGCTCACGGCCCTTCCGTAGGGCGTGACCTCAACGAGTGGCTTTTTGAGCCGGACGAAGCCGAACTCCCCAAGCTTTTCGAGAACCTTTTCCGCGCTCTGGTTGGCACCGAGGCACTTTTCCTGGACCTCCTCGATGACGTCGAGCCGGTTGAAGACGCAGGAGTGTGCCAGAACGTTGTCCGCCTCAAGCTCGTCGCTCCATTCCACCATCACGGGCTCAATTGGAGCGGTCAAAAGCTTGAAGGCAACCTCGTCCTCGCTGCCTTCCATCTGGGCGGAATACTTCCTACCGGGCTCGACGATGAGATAGACCCTGCCCTTCTCGTGGTAGAGCGGCCTTCCAGCTCTTCCGAGCATCTGGTGGAACTCCCTGACGGTGAGCCACTTGTTGCCCATCGCCAGGCTCTCGAAGATGACCTGAGAGGCCGGAAAGTCAACGCCCGCTCCCAAAGCCGCCGTGGTGACCACGACGTCGAGTCTCTGGGCCAAGAACTCCATCTCGGTGAGCTTCCTCTGCTTGTAGGGCAAACCGGAGTGGTAGGGCTTGGCTTTCAGGCCTTTGCTTGTGAGGTAAGCGGCCAGCTCGTGCGTCCTCTTGCGCGAGAAGGTGAAGACTATCGTCTGTCCCCTGTAGCCCTGGCGGGATTTCCTCATCGCCTCCGCCCGGCAGAGGTTAGCGATGTGCCTCCACTTCTCACCCTCGTTTCTCGCTATGATTATGTGCCTCTCCAGATCGACCGGCCTCTCGTCGTAGAGCACCAGCTTTAGCCCAAGCTCCCTCGCCAGTTCGTCGGGATTTCCGACGGTGGCGCTCAGGCCTATGAACTGGGCCTTTGGATAGAGCTTTCTCAACCTGGCGATCAGCCCGTCCAGCCTCGGCCCGCGCTCCTCGTCGTCGAGGGTGTGTATCTCGTCTATCACGATGGTTCCGACGTTTCCTATCTTCCTTCCCGCCCGGAGGAGGTAGTCTATTCCTTCGTAGGTTCCCACTATGATGTCGGCATCTATGCCCGTATCAACCACAACAAGCTCGTCCCGGGTCTTTATGCGGCTCATTCCAACGCGGATGGCCACCCGGAGACCGAGTTTAGAATAGCGCCGCTTAAAGTCCTCGTACTTCTGGTTTGCCAGGGCAACGAGGGGGACAAGGAAGAGCATTTTCCGACCCTTCATGGCCTTGGGGACGCCGGCCAGCTCGCCGATGAGGGTTTTTCCGCTCGCCGTGGCGGAAACGACGAGAAGGTTCTCGCCCTCAAGGAGACCGTGCTTCACCGCCAGGCTCTGAACCGGGAGGAGCTCGTTAACGCCCTCCGCCTTGAGAACGGATTTAAACCTTTCAGGGAGCGGGAGCTCGTCGAGGTGAACTTTCTCAACGCGCACGTGCTTCGCCTTCAGCTCGTCCCACTTGGTTACCTCCGGGTGCCTCGTCGGGTCGAAGCGGGGGTCGAAGGCGTAGAGAACCTTGTCGAGGTCCCTGAACCTGTCGAGGAGCTTCCTTGCCTGGTCGAACATGGCGACGCTCCTGAACCTGAAGCGGAGCTCCCTCTTCAGCTCGTCCTCGGCACAGCGCTCGCATATGTACTCGCCGTGGTATTTAATGCGGTTGCCCTCGGTGAGGACGGTTACCCTGCCGTCGAGGAGGCAGAGACGGCAGAGTTCGGCCCTTTCAACCATCTTGTTCTGGAGCCTCCCCCGGAAGTAGTCCTCCCACTCGCCGGCGTTTACGAGGACTATCCTCGCCTGTCTCAAGAGCTTCTCCATCTCCTTCGGGTTCCTGTACTGGCTCCCCTCAAGGACCTTGAAGAGCCTCCCCTCCCGCATTATGAAGCGGTATATCCTGTCAGCCTTCAGGTTCTTCATTGAGGTGAGCTTTTCAGGCTCGTTCTCGATGAAGAATGCCTCAAGCTCGTTTTTCTTTCTCCCGGGTCTCACGACGAAGAGCATTCCCACTCCCTCGCCAAGCAATCAGCGCCTCCCGCCCTCCCCCGACACCCAGTTCTCCTTGAAGGTGTCTATTATGATTGTGACCTCAACCCGCTCCAGGTTTTTACCGAAGAACCGTTTGAGCCTTCCGGCAAAGGCCTTGACCTCATCCGTGTTGTGGAAGCTCGCCCTAATGAGTATCTGCCTCTCGCCGCTGCGCCGGTAGAGGCTCTGAACCTCCTCCAGCCTGGCAACCCGTCTCAGAATCGGGTCGATGGTGTGGTCGTCTATGGCAAGCTTGAGCTCAAAGAACGCCTGGACGTATTCGTCGAGAAAGGCCGGGTCAACGATGGCGGAGTAGCCCTTGATCGCCCCGAGCTTCTCCAGCTTTTCGACCCTGTTCTTCACGCTGGCCGGGGACAGGCCAACCCTCTTCCCAAGCTCGGTCAGGGTTATTCTACCCTCTTTTCTAAGGATTCTGAGTATCTCCCTGTCCTTTTCGTCTATTCCCGGCATCGGCTCCACCAGCTAAAAGAGGAGAAAAATCAGCGGGTGATCTTTATCTCCCGCATAAGCTCAAGGGGCTCTGGATTCCTCTCGAAGTAGTCCCTGACGGGCTTGAGGAGTTCAATGAGGTATTCCGCCACCGCGTTCTTGAGGTCGAGCGGGTGGAGCTTGCCTTCAGCGAAGTCCCTCTTGAGCTCCTCGATGGTCGTGTAGGTCACGTCTCCGCCGAACTTGGCGGGCCGGTGGATGGTGAACTCGGTCGGCTCCTCGCGGAAGATTATGTACTCGGCCCAGTCGAGGACCGGGTTGTAATTAACCTCCCTCGCCGGGCAGAATGCCTTTCTGAGCTTCCCCTTTATCTCCTCAGGGGTGTCGTGGATGAAGACCGCCGAGTAGGGCTTGCTCTTGCTCATCTTCATCTGGGTCTTGAGTTCCTTGAACTGCTCCTCGCTCTCTATCGGCCAGACCGGCGGCTCCTGAAGGCCGAGGAGGAGGTGATGGTGTAAAGCAACGGGCTTGAGCTTCTTGCCCTTCCATTCGAGGGCGTGGTACTTGAGCTTCTGTGCGACCTCAATCGCTATAACGTGGGCCTTCCTCTGATCCATTCCGGCGTGGGCTATGGTAACGCCCTGGTAGAAGATGTCAGCCACCTGCATGGCCGGGTAGATGAGCTTGGCGAAGTCTATCCCCTCACCCATCTGCCTTCCCATGATCGTTATGGAGCGCATCATCCTCGCGAGGGTGACGTTCTTGGAGATGTCTATGACGGTCTGCCAGTAGTCGCCCTTCTCAAGTATCTCGCTCGCGAGCACGAACTCGACCTTATCAGGGTCGCCGCCCATGACCTTTATGCTCTGCTTCATGCCCTCCTTGAAGTAGCTCAGCGCGACCTTCTGGATGACCTCGAGGTCACCGCCGAGCTTGTCGTTTATCCAGCTGTGCCAGTCGGCG
This window encodes:
- a CDS encoding DEAD/DEAH box helicase — its product is MLFVVRPGRKKNELEAFFIENEPEKLTSMKNLKADRIYRFIMREGRLFKVLEGSQYRNPKEMEKLLRQARIVLVNAGEWEDYFRGRLQNKMVERAELCRLCLLDGRVTVLTEGNRIKYHGEYICERCAEDELKRELRFRFRSVAMFDQARKLLDRFRDLDKVLYAFDPRFDPTRHPEVTKWDELKAKHVRVEKVHLDELPLPERFKSVLKAEGVNELLPVQSLAVKHGLLEGENLLVVSATASGKTLIGELAGVPKAMKGRKMLFLVPLVALANQKYEDFKRRYSKLGLRVAIRVGMSRIKTRDELVVVDTGIDADIIVGTYEGIDYLLRAGRKIGNVGTIVIDEIHTLDDEERGPRLDGLIARLRKLYPKAQFIGLSATVGNPDELARELGLKLVLYDERPVDLERHIIIARNEGEKWRHIANLCRAEAMRKSRQGYRGQTIVFTFSRKRTHELAAYLTSKGLKAKPYHSGLPYKQRKLTEMEFLAQRLDVVVTTAALGAGVDFPASQVIFESLAMGNKWLTVREFHQMLGRAGRPLYHEKGRVYLIVEPGRKYSAQMEGSEDEVAFKLLTAPIEPVMVEWSDELEADNVLAHSCVFNRLDVIEEVQEKCLGANQSAEKVLEKLGEFGFVRLKKPLVEVTPYGRAVSMSFLLPKEAAFIRDNLGRKPAQWIAVKLLPFENLYLSGTLQRELEGTVRGRLSANVFSPSFASILEELDKVIPELSPNAAERLFTLYQEFFMCPEEECTEHAMERVSNLIIELRRNGKHPTQIAEHFRKVYGLIVYPGDVFTWLDGIVRKLEAIERIARVFRVRDAEEEARILKREIEEGRTLRRGLGEERNRDHGKPGKGHRAWKRLDGRGRRGR
- a CDS encoding tyrosine--tRNA ligase; its protein translation is MDIERRIELIKKKPTEELLTEENLRHLLEVGVPMQHYIGFEISGYIHLGTGLMAGAKIADLQKAGIKTRIFLADWHSWINDKLGGDLEVIQKVALSYFKEGMKQSIKVMGGDPDKVEFVLASEILEKGDYWQTVIDISKNVTLARMMRSITIMGRQMGEGIDFAKLIYPAMQVADIFYQGVTIAHAGMDQRKAHVIAIEVAQKLKYHALEWKGKKLKPVALHHHLLLGLQEPPVWPIESEEQFKELKTQMKMSKSKPYSAVFIHDTPEEIKGKLRKAFCPAREVNYNPVLDWAEYIIFREEPTEFTIHRPAKFGGDVTYTTIEELKRDFAEGKLHPLDLKNAVAEYLIELLKPVRDYFERNPEPLELMREIKITR
- a CDS encoding Lrp/AsnC family transcriptional regulator, translated to MPGIDEKDREILRILRKEGRITLTELGKRVGLSPASVKNRVEKLEKLGAIKGYSAIVDPAFLDEYVQAFFELKLAIDDHTIDPILRRVARLEEVQSLYRRSGERQILIRASFHNTDEVKAFAGRLKRFFGKNLERVEVTIIIDTFKENWVSGEGGRR
- a CDS encoding DUF63 family protein; translated protein: MLESVWNYLWEFFYTYFWEPMFTRSGYNPINTFVYAFLLGLGVIYSYKYIIKPLGIKVDERLFLAVTPMVVFGSTVRALVDGGVLPKNPLILTPGIFFTAFVLILPALAVDAKIGTYPKVTISWGTLLAIWANYLLVTNAKSWEPYGLTLLHTAVSFAAVLAFYRWRPFERLYLYPVLAHYFDIASTVVAIHFYGYREVHWLENILVNYLGAYSYYPWITLILVAVYYGLRYLVPDEEERYFWYLAIYILGLGPAIRDPAQLVLQIVG
- a CDS encoding energy-coupling factor transporter transmembrane protein EcfT, whose protein sequence is MIYPFYFESDSLLHSLDPRVKIIGTLAGIAAIMLYNDPIFLIPLFFLTLIAARALGKIEIREVLHLLKPLLPIVIITIVIWPLIYRPRLEGLLFGISFSMRLLTFALLTFILLMTTSQRDLILGFVKLGMPYEFGLTISIALRYIPTLYILTGNIMDAQKSRGWEIEKGNFLVRIRRMSAVLIPLLVASLKTAHELSIALESRALGATKKRTFLHDIEMTGRDYAATAVVLLLFALALYVRYGLGLGHISMYG